The genomic stretch GAGCTGGGACATCCCACACCGCTACTTTTTTGAGATCGCTAGGGCCAGAGCCTTGGAAGGCCGCATATGTACAGCCATCCCGTAGGCCTAAAGATGGTCGCTATGGCGAGAATCCAAATAGACTTCAACATTACTACCAATACCAGGTAGTACTAAAGCCGGCCCCGGAAAATATCTTAGATCTCTACCTCGGCAGCTTAGAGGCGCTTGGTCTAGATTTAAAACAAAACGATATTCGTTTTGTTGAAGATGACTGGGAAAATCCAACTCTAGGCGCATGGGGTCTTGGTTGGGAAGTTTGGTTAAACGGCATGGAAGTAACTCAATTCACTTACTTTCAACAAGTAGGCGGCATTGATTGCAAACCAATCTTAGGTGAAATCACTTATGGCTTAGAACGTTTAGCGATGTATCTGCAAAAAGTAGAGAATGTTTACGACTTAGTTTGGACAGATGGCGTTAGTTACGGCGACGTCTATCACCAAAATGAAGTTGAGCAATCAACTTATAACTTTGAATACTCCAATGCGGATTTGCTATTCCAACAATTTGGCAACTATGAAAATGAAGCCAAACGTTTGATGGAGATTCCTCTAGCCCTACCTGCTTATGAAATGGTTTTAAAAGCTGCGCATACGTTTAATTTACTAGATGCTAGAGGTGCCATCTCTGTTACTGAAAGAGCGGCTTATATCGCACGCATTCGCAACCTATCTAGAAGTGTTGCGCAGGCTTATTACGATTCAAGAGAAAAATTAGGCTTTCCTATGTGTAACAAACAAGGAGGTGTCAAATGAGTCAGGCATCCCTACTACTAGAACTTTTCACAGAAGAACTACCTCCTAAAGCCTTAAAACGTTTAGGCCAAAGTTTTTCTGAGGGTATTACGCAATATTTAAAATCAGCGGGTCTTTTGGCGGATGCTAGCATTAGCACAAGCTATGCAACCCCACGTAGGCTAGCGGTTCACATCACCAACGTATTAGCTAAAGCACCGAACCGCTCTGTTCAAGAAAAATTATTACCTGTATCTATTGCATTAGATGCCAATGGTCAGGCTACCGCCCCTTTATTAAAAAAATTAGCTAGCTTAGGGTTTCCTGATACTCGTATTGAAGATCTTGAGCGCCAAGGAAAAGACAAGGCTGAAGCTTTTTACTTAACCGTTGAAGTCACTGGTGTTGATTTGGCGAATGGTCTGCAACAAGCCATAGATCAAACATTAACTAAATTACCGATACCTAAAGTGATGCGCTATCAAGTAGCGCCTGGCACTCCTGCAGCACAAGATGTTGAATTTGTCAGACCGGCCCATGGCTTGGTTGCCTTACATGGTGACAAAGCTATTTCAATTAAAACTCTTGGGTTAAGCTCTCAAGACACAACCCTAGGGCACCGCTTCTTATCTCATGGCGCCATCAAAATAACTCATGCTGATAACTATGCAGCCCAATTAGAAAGCTCGGGGAAAGTTATTGCCAGCTTTGATGTTCGCCTAGAAAAAATTCGCCAATCATTACAAAATGCAGCAAAAGGTAAAACAGTCTTAATGCCGGAGGCATTACTAGAAGAGGTTTGCGCACTCGTTGAATGGCCCGTTGTTTATACCTGTGAATTTGAAAAAGAATTCTTAGGCGTCCCCCAAGAATGTCTCATCCTAACGATGCAAACAAATCAAAAATACTTTGCATTAACAGATGCTGATGGAAAGCTAATCAATCAATTTTTAATTGTTTCCAATCTTGAAACATCAACACCAGAAGCAATCATCTCAGGCAATGAACGCGTTGTAAGACCTCGACTTGCTGACGCTAAATTTTTCTATGAGCAAGACAAGAAAAAATCTTTAGCGGATAGAACCAACTTATTATCCAAAGTGGTTTATCACAATAAATTAGGCTCTCAATTAGAAAGAACTACTCGCGTTCAAAAAATTGGCGCCCTCATTAGTCAATCACTTCAGGCTAATGGTTCAAAAATTGATACCTCACTAGTAGAGCAAGCTGCAAAAATTGCTAAAGCTGACTTATTAACCGATATGGTTGGCGAGTTCCCTGAACTACAAGGCATCATGGGGCGTTACTATGCACTCAACGATGGTGAACATCCTGATGTTGCCGCAGCCTGCATGGAACACTATGCGCCACGCTTCTCAGGCGATGCCCTGCCAAAGACAGAGATTGGCACCGTGCTCGCTCTAGCGGATAAATTAGAAACGCTGATTGGTATTTGGGGTATTGGTCTTGCGCCAACAGGTGAAAAAGATCCATTTGCCTTACGACGCCATGCATTAGGTATCTGTCGAATTTTGGTTGAAAAGAAAATTAAACTAAGCGTGGTTGATTTAATCAACCAAACACTTAAGCAATTCCCTCAAGCAGAAGTTGCCGAAAACGCAAAAGTTGATGTTATTCACAACTTCATCCTAGATCGTTTAAGAGCTTATCTAAAAGATCAAATGATGGATGGTAAAAATTTCTCAACGAATGAAGTTGAATCCGTTGTCAGCCAAGCCCCAGTTCTTTTTGATGACATCTTGGAGCGTTTAGCGGCTGTTAGACAGTTTAGCCAACTTGAAGAGGCTACCGCCTTAGCGGCAGCCAATAAACGTATTGGCAACATCTTGAAAAAAGTAGATTTTGCGATCCCGAAGAAAGTGAACCCATCATTATTCAAACTTGATGCGGAAAAAGCTTTAGCCCAAGCGCTTGATGAAGTGATGCCTAAAGTGCAGTCGGCTTTCAAAGCAGGCAATTTCACATTAGCACTTCAATCTTTTGCGTCATTACGCCACCAAGTTGACGGCTTCTTTAATGACGTCATGGTCATGGATCCAGATACGGCACTCAGAGATAACCGTCTAGCATTACTTTCTGAAATGCATCAAGCCATGAATCGCGTGGCAGACATTGGTAAATTAGCTGCTTAATATGGTTGCAAAATTACATCCTTCAAAACTCATCATTCTTGATAGGGATGGTGTTATTAATGAAGATAGCGACCACTACATCAAGTCTCCCGACGAATGGATTCCCATTCCTAGGAGTTTGGAAGCAATTGCCAAGCTTAACCAGGCTGGATATCACATCGTTGTCGCCACCAATCAATCAGGTGTTGGTCGTGGCTTATATGACATGGATACATTAAATGCCATTCATGAGAAATTACATCGTCTACTGGGCAAATGCGGCGGTCACATTGATGCGATTTTCTTCTGCCCACACACAGATGTTGATAATTGCAGCTGCAGAAAACCCCAGCCAGGTCTCATGCAACAAATTTCTGAACGTTATGGCATTCCCATTACTGGAGTTCCAATTGTAGGAGATAGCGTTAGAGATTTAACTGCTGGAGTCGCGTTAGGGGCGGAGCCTCATCTGGTATTAACTGGAAAAGGCGAGAAAGCCAGAGCATCTGGCGCCCTACCTCCTTACACAGCTATTCATAAAGATTTAATGGCTTTTGCTAACCACTTCATTCAGCGCACATGATCTTTATTAAATCATTCTTATTTTTTGTTTTTTTATTAGCTTTCACACCGGTTTACGCCATTATTTGCTTTATTGCATTCCCATTTATGAGCGCAGGCAAGCGTTATGAATTGGTGCGTGGCTGGAACATGACGGTCACAGGATTGGCAAAGTATCTATGTGGCATTCATTATGAAATTATTGGCATGGAAAATGTGGTTGCCATGATGGATAAGCCTGTCATCCTCATGTCTAAGCATCAATCTGCATGGGAAACAATTGCATTTCTTGCCATCATGCCTAAACAATTGTGCTTCGTATTTAAACGCGAATTGCTATGGATACCGTTCTTTGGCTGGGCACTTGGCATGCTTAGAATGATTCATATCAACCGCTCTAAAACTGCCGCCGCCTCTCAATCAATTGCTTCACAAGGCAAGAAGTATCTGTCCAAAGGACTTTGGATCATTATTTTTCCAGAGGGGACTAGAACTCCAGTGGGCGCAAATACAACTTACCTAAAAGGCGGTGCGCGCTTAGCTAATGCAACAAATGCTTGGGTGATCCCTATTGCTCATAATGCTGGCCACTGCTGGCCGAAAAACGGCTTTTTAAAGTACCCAGGGAAAATTACCGTTTCTATTGGCCCAGCAATTGACTCCAGCGATAAATCAGCTGGAGAACTACATACAGCCATGGAAAATTGGATTGAAAAAGAAATGCGCGTTATTGATGCGCCAGCTTACAAGCCCAACTAATGTAATCAGCGACAGAAATATCTTGGGCACGTTGGCTCAAGATTTCATCTGACAAATTTAATTTATCTTTAACGCTAGCTAAGTTATTTCTTAGAACCTTCCTTCTTTGCGCGAAAGCCATAGAAACCAAAGCCTCAAGCGCTTGATATTCTTTATCTGAGAGAATCAAATCTGTTCTAGGAGTCATTCTAACGATGGCAGAATCAACCTTAGGAGGCGGGTCGAACGCCTCAGGGGGAACGTCTAAAACATTTTCAAGTATGTAACGTGACTGAAGCATCACTGATAAACGGCTGTATTCAGAAGAACCATGGGTCGCCACCATGCGTTCAATAACTTCAGCCTGCAACATAAAAACCTGCTCATCTACATCTGAAGCCGCATCCATCAAATGGAATAGCAATGGAGATGAAATGTTGTACGGCAAATTACCGACGATTAATATGCGCCCACCAACACTGGATTTCTTAGCTTCTTCTTTAGCTGCTTTTACCCATTCGGCAAAATCAAACTTAAGCGCATCAGCCTCAAAAACCGTGAGCTTCGAGATATTTTCAGCATTC from Polynucleobacter sp. MWH-Spelu-300-X4 encodes the following:
- the rsmA gene encoding 16S rRNA (adenine(1518)-N(6)/adenine(1519)-N(6))-dimethyltransferase RsmA translates to MAHQARKRFGQHFLVDTGIIHSIIRVIDPQPQDAVIEIGPGLGAMTKPLLAHLNKMAVVELDRDLVKRWNAENISKLTVFEADALKFDFAEWVKAAKEEAKKSSVGGRILIVGNLPYNISSPLLFHLMDAASDVDEQVFMLQAEVIERMVATHGSSEYSRLSVMLQSRYILENVLDVPPEAFDPPPKVDSAIVRMTPRTDLILSDKEYQALEALVSMAFAQRRKVLRNNLASVKDKLNLSDEILSQRAQDISVADYISWACKLAHQ
- the glyQ gene encoding glycine--tRNA ligase subunit alpha, giving the protein MLTFQQVILTLQNYWDQQGCALLQPVDLEVGAGTSHTATFLRSLGPEPWKAAYVQPSRRPKDGRYGENPNRLQHYYQYQVVLKPAPENILDLYLGSLEALGLDLKQNDIRFVEDDWENPTLGAWGLGWEVWLNGMEVTQFTYFQQVGGIDCKPILGEITYGLERLAMYLQKVENVYDLVWTDGVSYGDVYHQNEVEQSTYNFEYSNADLLFQQFGNYENEAKRLMEIPLALPAYEMVLKAAHTFNLLDARGAISVTERAAYIARIRNLSRSVAQAYYDSREKLGFPMCNKQGGVK
- a CDS encoding 1-acyl-sn-glycerol-3-phosphate acyltransferase, which codes for MIFIKSFLFFVFLLAFTPVYAIICFIAFPFMSAGKRYELVRGWNMTVTGLAKYLCGIHYEIIGMENVVAMMDKPVILMSKHQSAWETIAFLAIMPKQLCFVFKRELLWIPFFGWALGMLRMIHINRSKTAAASQSIASQGKKYLSKGLWIIIFPEGTRTPVGANTTYLKGGARLANATNAWVIPIAHNAGHCWPKNGFLKYPGKITVSIGPAIDSSDKSAGELHTAMENWIEKEMRVIDAPAYKPN
- the gmhB gene encoding D-glycero-beta-D-manno-heptose 1,7-bisphosphate 7-phosphatase — its product is MVAKLHPSKLIILDRDGVINEDSDHYIKSPDEWIPIPRSLEAIAKLNQAGYHIVVATNQSGVGRGLYDMDTLNAIHEKLHRLLGKCGGHIDAIFFCPHTDVDNCSCRKPQPGLMQQISERYGIPITGVPIVGDSVRDLTAGVALGAEPHLVLTGKGEKARASGALPPYTAIHKDLMAFANHFIQRT
- the glyS gene encoding glycine--tRNA ligase subunit beta, which encodes MSQASLLLELFTEELPPKALKRLGQSFSEGITQYLKSAGLLADASISTSYATPRRLAVHITNVLAKAPNRSVQEKLLPVSIALDANGQATAPLLKKLASLGFPDTRIEDLERQGKDKAEAFYLTVEVTGVDLANGLQQAIDQTLTKLPIPKVMRYQVAPGTPAAQDVEFVRPAHGLVALHGDKAISIKTLGLSSQDTTLGHRFLSHGAIKITHADNYAAQLESSGKVIASFDVRLEKIRQSLQNAAKGKTVLMPEALLEEVCALVEWPVVYTCEFEKEFLGVPQECLILTMQTNQKYFALTDADGKLINQFLIVSNLETSTPEAIISGNERVVRPRLADAKFFYEQDKKKSLADRTNLLSKVVYHNKLGSQLERTTRVQKIGALISQSLQANGSKIDTSLVEQAAKIAKADLLTDMVGEFPELQGIMGRYYALNDGEHPDVAAACMEHYAPRFSGDALPKTEIGTVLALADKLETLIGIWGIGLAPTGEKDPFALRRHALGICRILVEKKIKLSVVDLINQTLKQFPQAEVAENAKVDVIHNFILDRLRAYLKDQMMDGKNFSTNEVESVVSQAPVLFDDILERLAAVRQFSQLEEATALAAANKRIGNILKKVDFAIPKKVNPSLFKLDAEKALAQALDEVMPKVQSAFKAGNFTLALQSFASLRHQVDGFFNDVMVMDPDTALRDNRLALLSEMHQAMNRVADIGKLAA